The following coding sequences lie in one Arachis ipaensis cultivar K30076 chromosome B03, Araip1.1, whole genome shotgun sequence genomic window:
- the LOC107632735 gene encoding protein FAR1-RELATED SEQUENCE 5-like yields MSTDQAIYEEASYSTAYDDSDQYNSCDVNVPSISEDDTQHVDKGKESVNIIQVEDDAMAVNNELPDHTRIPIDEISYVGLRFVSLQRAQEFYSNYAKKVGFVTRIRNTNFDKTRTDSKIPINQLLHCSREGYRESRVKAATRVKRITTAECKARMYVMLDRQQDNWMVSTLELKHTHLCSTKQVMHYTEYRELTMHAKCVIQNNDEAGIRPNKTYLALANEVGGSSNLGYSEKDVRNYITSNLHCADGNADVKEMISYFMRMKDINPNFFYAVDVDEANKFKSVLWVDARCRASYEYYGDVASFDTTYSKNKHGLPFASFVGVNHHGKSTLLRCALLENEEIRSFEWAFKQWLRCMESPPQAIITDQCKSMFGAIRNVLPDTHHQWCIWHIMKKIPHKLGGYARYREINDRMHGTVWNARSVESFEKDWSAFIAEFNLEQNRWLSDLYDERQMWVPIYFQGEFWVGMISTQRSESMHAFFGGYLHCKSGLVQFVHEYDNVLGNKEQKDLEDDAADSKGVVPCSSSSTIERQFQRCIS; encoded by the exons ATGTCGACGGACCAAGCAATTTATGAAGAAGCATCGTACAGCACTGCATATGATGATAGTGATCAGTATAATTCTTGCGACGTTAATGTTCCATCGATTAGTGAAGATGACACACAACATGTCGACAAG GGGAAAGAATCTGTAAACATTATTCAAGTAGAGGACGATGCAATGGCAGTGAATAATGAG TTACCCGATCACACTAGAATTCCAATAGATGAAATTTCGTACGTAGGATTGAGATTTGTTTCCTTGCAGCGGGCACAAGAGTTTTATTCTAATTATGCAAAGAAAGTTGGCTTCGTGACTAGGATTAGGAATACCAACTTTGACAAGACCAGGACGGATTCAAAGATACCCATTAACCAATTGTTACACTGTAGTCGTGAAGGTTATCGGGAGTCTCGAGTGAAGGCAGCAACTCGGGTAAAGAGAATAACAACAGCTGAATGCAAAGCAAGGATGTACGTGATGCTTGATAGGCAGCAGGATAATTGGATGGTCTCCACATTAGAACTGAAGCACACCCACCTGTGTTCTACCAAGCAAGTTATGCATTACACTGAGTACAGGGAACTGACCATGCATGCCAAGTGTGTGATTCAGAACAACGATGAGGCTGGCATACGGCCCAACAAGACTTATCTCGCACTGGCGAACGAGGTTGGTGGCTCGTCGAATTTAGGTTACTCAGAAAAGGATGTGAGGAACTACATTACGAGCAATCTGCACTGTGCTGATGGAAACGCAGATGTGAAGGAAATGATTAGCTATTTCATGCGAATGAAAGATATCAACCCGAATTTCTTTTATGCAGTTGATGTAGACGAAGCTAACAAGTTTAAAAGTGTGCTCTGGGTAGATGCAAGATGCAGGGCTTCCTATGAATATTATGGTGACGTGGCATCGTTTGATACAACGTACAGTAAAAATAA GCACGGACTTCCATTTGCATCTTTTGTTGGTGTCAACCATCACGGCAAGTCCACTCTGCTCAGATGTGCTTTGCTGGAAAATGAGGAAATTCGTAGCTTTGAGTGGGCCTTTAAGCAATGGTTGAGGTGCATGGAATCTCCCCCACAGGCCATCATCACGGACCAGTGCAAATCCATGTTTGGTGCTATTAGGAATGTCCTTCCAGATACTCACCACCAATGGTGCATATGGCACATAATGAAGAAGATACCGCATAAGCTTGGAGGATATGCTCGGTACAGAGAAATAAATGATAGAATGCATGGCACTGTTTGGAATGCCAGGTCTGTGGAATCTTTCGAGAAGGATTGGTCTGCATTCATTGCTGAGTTTAACTTAGAGCAAAACAGATGGCTATCAG ACCTTTATGACGAACGTCAAATGTGGGTTCCAATCTATTTTCAAGGTGAATTTTGGGTAGGTATGATAAGTACTCAACGAAGTGAGAGTATGCATGCCTTTTTCGGTGGTTACTTGCATTGCAAGAGTGGACTGGTTCAGTTCGTGCATGAGTATGACAACGTGCTTGGGAACAAGGAGCAGAAGGATCTGGAAGATGATGCTGCAGACTCTAAAGGAGTTGTCCCCTGTTCATCAAGTTCTACAATTGAAAGACAATTTCAGC GCTGCATTTCTTAA